One genomic window of Pirellulales bacterium includes the following:
- a CDS encoding ADP-ribosylation factor-directed GTPase activating protein isoform b → MSHASNVSARLSLVLLLAVSTLPLVSGCNESEISRASAATPRTSSENVPAADEFRDRIDRAIALTAQRHLVAESNAAWQVVHGILAFGPDLQLDVNGKPTSALAYLQQGGRLTGWNLIPGDKGLEAPLEPASKTGQGHEDQWLGYLSLIGLPDTTPIKVGGKTYTVRDLVTQAQWDIYDGMEATWSLMGFTAYLPLDAQWKSKDGSEWTIERVVGMEAKQDLRRSACGGTHRLTALTVALNKYLDAGGKLTGGWKAAYDKIYGEPGGAIAVMKAYQQPDGSFSSDYFNGARWTGDIGQRIGTTGHTLEFLALSVPESELKSPWLTQSVNYLCKMLEETQDYELECGGLYHAARGLKIYRQRRFGKPDHSLTNPAATSDPAPPAL, encoded by the coding sequence ATGTCGCACGCATCGAACGTGTCTGCGCGTCTTTCCCTCGTTCTCTTATTAGCCGTTTCCACGCTGCCGCTCGTGAGCGGTTGCAACGAAAGCGAAATCTCGCGCGCCAGCGCCGCCACGCCGCGCACCAGCAGCGAGAATGTGCCCGCCGCGGACGAATTCCGCGACCGTATCGACCGGGCGATTGCACTGACCGCGCAGCGTCACCTGGTCGCCGAGAGCAACGCCGCCTGGCAAGTCGTACACGGCATTCTGGCGTTCGGGCCCGACCTGCAACTCGACGTGAATGGTAAGCCGACCTCGGCTTTGGCCTATTTGCAACAAGGGGGCCGTCTCACCGGCTGGAACCTGATTCCAGGCGACAAGGGGTTGGAAGCTCCACTCGAACCCGCCAGCAAGACCGGCCAAGGGCACGAGGATCAATGGCTGGGCTACCTCTCGCTCATCGGTCTGCCCGACACGACGCCGATCAAAGTCGGCGGCAAGACTTATACGGTTCGCGATTTGGTCACGCAGGCGCAATGGGACATTTACGACGGGATGGAGGCGACCTGGTCCCTGATGGGCTTCACCGCTTACCTGCCGCTCGATGCTCAATGGAAATCGAAGGACGGCAGCGAATGGACGATCGAGCGTGTGGTGGGGATGGAGGCGAAACAGGATTTGCGCCGCAGTGCCTGCGGCGGCACGCACCGTTTGACGGCGCTAACCGTGGCATTGAATAAGTATCTCGACGCGGGCGGCAAGCTGACCGGCGGCTGGAAAGCAGCTTATGACAAGATCTACGGCGAACCCGGTGGCGCCATCGCCGTGATGAAGGCCTATCAGCAGCCCGATGGGTCGTTCTCGTCCGACTATTTCAACGGCGCTCGCTGGACCGGCGACATCGGTCAGCGGATCGGCACGACAGGACACACGCTCGAGTTCCTGGCTCTGTCCGTGCCCGAGAGTGAACTGAAATCGCCGTGGCTGACCCAGTCCGTGAATTACCTGTGCAAGATGCTCGAAGAGACCCAGGACTACGAGCTGGAATGCGGCGGTTTGTATCACGCGGCCCGCGGACTGAAGATTTACCGCCAGCGGCGGTTCGGCAAACCCGACCATTCCTTGACGAACCCGGCGGCAACTTCTGATCCCGCGCCGCCGGCACTCTAA
- a CDS encoding sulfate ABC transporter substrate-binding protein, with protein sequence MRLRKVISIVILAIAAGCSGEAGQVELLHVSYDPTRELFEAVNEKFAPAYNAQNTPKISIKQSHGGSGSQARSVIDGLEADIVSLPLWSDVDAISKKGLIDAHWEERLPNNSLPYFSTIVFVVRQGNPKQIKDWPDLVRGDVSVITPSPKTSGNGKLSFLAAWGSVLLRGGSRDDATKYVTELYKRVPVLDSGARGATTTFAQKEIGDVHLTWENEAWLEVRESGNKLEIIYPPLSIRAEPKVAVVDANVKRHATDKAAQAYLEFLFTPQGQEIAAEHYYRPIDVDVLAKHAQDFPPLELFTIEKIAPGWGEAITEFFADGAVFDQIYEAAAKGK encoded by the coding sequence ATGAGACTGCGAAAAGTCATCTCCATCGTGATCTTGGCGATCGCCGCCGGCTGCTCCGGGGAGGCCGGCCAGGTCGAGCTGCTACACGTTTCGTACGATCCGACGCGGGAACTCTTCGAGGCGGTAAACGAGAAGTTCGCTCCCGCGTACAACGCGCAGAACACGCCGAAGATTTCGATCAAGCAGTCTCATGGCGGTTCCGGTAGCCAGGCGCGCAGCGTGATCGACGGGCTCGAGGCGGACATCGTGTCCCTGCCGCTGTGGTCGGATGTCGATGCGATCAGCAAGAAGGGGCTGATCGACGCCCATTGGGAAGAGCGGCTGCCCAATAACTCGCTGCCGTACTTCTCGACAATCGTTTTCGTGGTGCGGCAAGGCAATCCGAAGCAGATCAAGGATTGGCCGGACCTGGTACGCGGCGACGTTTCAGTCATTACCCCCAGCCCGAAGACCTCGGGCAACGGCAAGCTGTCGTTTCTAGCCGCGTGGGGCAGCGTCTTGCTCCGCGGCGGCTCGCGTGACGACGCCACGAAGTATGTGACCGAACTCTACAAGCGCGTGCCAGTCCTCGATTCCGGCGCCCGAGGCGCGACGACAACGTTTGCCCAAAAAGAAATCGGCGACGTTCATCTGACCTGGGAGAACGAGGCCTGGCTGGAAGTGCGCGAGTCGGGCAACAAATTGGAAATCATTTATCCGCCGTTGAGCATTCGCGCCGAGCCGAAAGTCGCGGTCGTCGACGCTAACGTCAAGCGCCATGCGACCGACAAGGCTGCCCAAGCCTATTTGGAGTTTCTATTCACGCCCCAGGGGCAAGAGATCGCGGCCGAGCACTATTACCGCCCGATCGACGTCGACGTTCTTGCCAAGCACGCTCAGGACTTTCCACCACTCGAACTGTTCACGATCGAGAAGATCGCGCCGGGCTGGGGCGAGGCGATTACGGAGTTCTTCGCGGACGGCGCCGTGTTCGACCAGATCTACGAGGCGGCCGCCAAGGGTAAGTAG
- a CDS encoding AlkA N-terminal domain-containing protein: MTLDHDACYRALLARDARFDGLFFVGVKTTRIYCRPVCTARTPFRVNCTFYPTAAAAEASRFRPCLRCRPELAPGHAPVDATQQMAWRAAARIQAGALTGGSLDSLAEELGISARQLRRVTQQHLGASPVELAQTHRLLLAKQLLTETRLPVIDVALASGFSSVRRFNALVRSAYKMTPLNMRRKNGAEVTGQPLTITLAYRPPLAWPELLAYLAGRAMPGVELVEGDAYMRTIAMGRERGWIKVRPRHERNQLIVEVAPSLLRFLPEVIVRLRNLFDLNARPDIIAAALARDSGMRSAVREHPGLRVPGGFSEFEVAVRAIIGQQNSVRAATTISGRLAGEFGESIVTPHSSLNRLTPSAETLASATPKRLGNLGLTSRRAESIVALAKAVADRKIALAPGAPPEETVGALVDVSGIGDWTAQYVAMRALRWPDAFPAGDLVLRRFLGQGNVRRARERAEIWRPWRAYGAMHVWQMSQQ, translated from the coding sequence ATGACCCTTGATCATGACGCCTGTTATCGAGCCCTTCTCGCGCGGGATGCCCGATTTGACGGGCTGTTCTTCGTTGGCGTGAAGACGACGCGGATTTATTGCCGCCCGGTGTGTACCGCGCGCACGCCCTTCCGGGTGAATTGCACGTTTTATCCGACGGCCGCGGCTGCCGAGGCCTCGCGATTCCGGCCTTGCCTGCGTTGCCGCCCCGAGCTGGCCCCAGGGCATGCCCCGGTCGACGCGACCCAGCAAATGGCCTGGCGCGCGGCGGCGCGGATCCAGGCCGGCGCGCTGACCGGCGGCAGCCTCGATTCCCTCGCCGAAGAGCTGGGGATCAGCGCCCGCCAACTACGTCGCGTGACCCAGCAACATCTGGGCGCCTCGCCGGTTGAGTTGGCGCAAACACATCGGTTGCTGCTGGCCAAGCAACTTTTGACCGAGACGCGTCTGCCCGTGATCGACGTGGCCCTGGCCAGCGGGTTCAGCAGCGTGCGCCGCTTCAATGCCCTGGTGCGCAGCGCCTACAAGATGACGCCCCTCAATATGCGGCGCAAGAACGGCGCCGAGGTGACCGGCCAGCCGCTGACGATAACGCTCGCTTATCGGCCGCCGCTGGCCTGGCCCGAATTGCTCGCCTACCTGGCCGGGCGCGCGATGCCAGGCGTCGAGCTGGTCGAAGGCGACGCGTACATGCGCACGATCGCCATGGGGCGTGAGCGAGGATGGATCAAAGTTCGTCCGCGCCACGAGCGAAATCAGCTGATCGTGGAGGTAGCGCCATCGCTTCTGCGATTCCTGCCCGAGGTCATCGTGAGGCTGCGCAATTTATTCGACCTCAATGCGCGCCCCGACATCATCGCCGCGGCTTTGGCGCGGGATTCTGGAATGCGCTCGGCGGTGCGCGAGCACCCGGGCTTGCGCGTGCCGGGCGGATTTTCCGAGTTCGAAGTGGCAGTGCGGGCGATCATCGGCCAGCAAAACAGTGTCCGTGCCGCGACGACCATTTCCGGTCGCCTGGCCGGCGAATTCGGCGAGAGCATCGTCACGCCTCACTCGTCGCTGAATCGATTGACGCCATCGGCCGAGACACTGGCCTCGGCGACGCCGAAGCGGCTCGGCAACTTGGGACTGACGTCACGCCGTGCCGAGTCGATCGTCGCGCTCGCCAAGGCCGTGGCCGATCGCAAGATCGCGCTCGCGCCCGGCGCACCACCGGAAGAAACCGTCGGGGCACTGGTCGACGTTTCTGGTATCGGCGATTGGACGGCTCAATACGTCGCGATGCGAGCCCTGCGCTGGCCCGACGCATTTCCCGCCGGCGATCTGGTCCTGCGACGCTTCCTCGGCCAGGGGAATGTACGCCGCGCGCGCGAAAGAGCCGAAATCTGGCGCCCGTGGCGGGCTTACGGCGCGATGCACGTGTGGCAGATGAGCCAGCAGTAA
- a CDS encoding helix-turn-helix transcriptional regulator, producing MIPPALVAEVKRLLAVPGLSQRKVAAITGVSRASVGAIASGRRPEYPARCSPDDCDEEIPLGPAARCPTCGGKVYMPCHLCRVRSIKSKEREQRMRSISETTWRLARESS from the coding sequence ATGATTCCTCCTGCTCTTGTTGCTGAGGTAAAGCGTCTGTTGGCGGTGCCCGGGTTATCGCAACGAAAGGTGGCGGCGATCACCGGAGTGAGCCGTGCTTCGGTCGGGGCAATCGCGTCAGGGCGGCGCCCGGAGTATCCGGCGCGCTGCAGTCCCGACGACTGCGACGAAGAGATTCCGCTCGGCCCGGCGGCGCGCTGCCCGACCTGCGGCGGCAAGGTTTATATGCCGTGCCACCTGTGCCGGGTCCGTTCGATCAAATCGAAAGAACGCGAGCAGCGCATGCGGAGTATCTCCGAAACCACCTGGCGTTTGGCCCGGGAATCGTCGTAG
- a CDS encoding NIPSNAP family protein has protein sequence MLARAAKKPTVVVVLTFLAGLAVSIVVNNWPLKATADEVSAAKSDAAASGNRFFEMRTYVANEGKLEDLHKRFRDHTNRLFQKHGMTLVGYWTPLPDAKGELSDEAKRTLVYILAYPSREAREASWKAFMADPEWQAAYKESHKNGALVGKVISQFLSPTDYSPIK, from the coding sequence ATGCTCGCTCGCGCTGCAAAGAAGCCGACCGTCGTGGTCGTGTTGACGTTCCTCGCCGGCCTGGCGGTTTCGATCGTCGTAAATAACTGGCCGCTGAAGGCGACGGCGGACGAAGTGAGCGCAGCGAAGAGCGACGCGGCGGCGTCGGGCAATCGCTTCTTTGAGATGCGGACCTATGTCGCCAACGAAGGGAAGCTCGAAGACCTCCACAAGCGCTTCCGCGACCACACCAACCGGCTGTTCCAGAAGCACGGTATGACGCTCGTCGGTTACTGGACCCCGCTGCCTGACGCCAAGGGAGAACTGAGCGACGAAGCGAAGCGCACCCTGGTCTACATCCTCGCCTATCCCAGCCGCGAGGCGCGCGAGGCATCCTGGAAGGCCTTCATGGCCGACCCCGAATGGCAGGCCGCCTATAAGGAATCGCACAAGAATGGCGCGCTGGTCGGCAAGGTGATCTCGCAGTTCCTGTCGCCCACCGACTATTCGCCGATCAAGTAG
- a CDS encoding zinc metallopeptidase: MFYFDYHYLLYLAPAFLLAMWAQMRVHAAYAEAQQQPAPLSGAAAARHVLDSAGLNDISIEQIPGKLTDHYDPRYKVLRLSPEVYQSRSLAAVGIAAHEAGHAIQDARHYAPLTIRNAAVPVANFGSGFSMVLFFIGLLAHLPLLLYAGIALFAAVVFFQVVNLPVEFDASNRAKAELVTLGIADRDQMVYVNRVLNAAAWTYVAATLQSALTLLYLISRANQQRD, encoded by the coding sequence ATGTTCTATTTTGACTATCACTACCTGCTCTATTTGGCCCCGGCCTTCTTGCTGGCCATGTGGGCGCAGATGCGGGTTCACGCCGCCTATGCCGAGGCCCAGCAGCAACCGGCGCCCTTGAGCGGCGCGGCCGCCGCGCGCCATGTGCTCGATTCGGCGGGGCTGAACGACATTTCGATCGAGCAGATTCCCGGCAAACTGACGGACCATTACGATCCGCGGTACAAAGTGTTGCGCCTCAGTCCGGAGGTTTATCAGAGCCGTTCGCTGGCCGCGGTCGGCATTGCCGCGCACGAAGCGGGGCATGCCATCCAGGATGCCCGGCATTATGCGCCGTTGACGATTCGGAACGCCGCGGTGCCGGTCGCAAACTTCGGCAGCGGCTTTAGCATGGTGTTGTTCTTTATCGGCCTCTTGGCCCATCTGCCGCTTTTGTTGTACGCGGGCATCGCGCTCTTTGCCGCGGTGGTGTTCTTCCAGGTCGTGAACCTGCCTGTCGAGTTCGACGCCAGCAACCGCGCAAAGGCGGAACTCGTGACGCTTGGGATCGCCGATCGTGATCAGATGGTCTACGTCAACCGCGTGTTGAACGCCGCGGCCTGGACGTACGTTGCAGCAACCCTGCAATCGGCTTTGACGTTACTATATCTGATCAGCCGCGCGAATCAGCAGCGCGACTAG
- a CDS encoding TIM barrel protein produces the protein MSRARSLSSFAAMFGQPRRSTALSRRSWLSLSAASGVAAAAALGAQAATPAVAAADDPSWKIEKGRVKQSVVQWCFNPMPLEELARAAAALGLKSVEIVAPEDWPILKKYGLVCAMTPSHGFVRGLNHTEHHAECIEKLTSAIEATAAAGFPSVITFSGMRQGLSDEEGIKNTVAGLKKILPLAEKRGVNLCIEPLNTRVDIEMKGHPDYQCDRVEWAVEVCDRIGSPRMKILFDIYHTQIMQGDVITRIRQFKDYIGHYHTAGVPGRNDLDVMQEINYPAVMQAIVDTGYQGYVGQEYIPLGTDKIGALRRGVRLCDV, from the coding sequence ATGTCGCGTGCCCGATCACTATCGTCCTTCGCCGCCATGTTCGGCCAGCCGAGACGCTCGACAGCCTTATCGCGGCGCAGCTGGCTGTCGCTCTCGGCGGCGTCGGGCGTTGCGGCGGCGGCGGCGCTGGGCGCGCAAGCTGCCACGCCGGCCGTGGCAGCAGCGGACGACCCAAGTTGGAAAATCGAAAAGGGCCGCGTCAAACAGTCGGTCGTGCAGTGGTGCTTTAACCCTATGCCCCTCGAGGAGCTGGCCCGGGCCGCGGCGGCGCTGGGATTGAAATCGGTCGAAATCGTGGCGCCCGAGGATTGGCCCATCTTGAAAAAATATGGACTGGTCTGCGCGATGACCCCCAGCCACGGCTTCGTGCGCGGCCTGAATCATACCGAGCACCACGCCGAGTGCATCGAGAAATTAACCTCGGCCATCGAAGCCACGGCCGCCGCCGGCTTTCCCAGCGTAATTACCTTTTCCGGCATGCGCCAGGGACTTAGCGATGAAGAAGGGATTAAAAACACGGTGGCAGGCTTGAAAAAAATCCTGCCGCTCGCCGAGAAGCGCGGCGTGAACTTGTGCATCGAGCCGCTCAATACCCGCGTCGACATTGAAATGAAAGGGCACCCCGACTATCAATGCGATCGCGTCGAATGGGCCGTGGAGGTGTGTGACCGCATCGGCTCGCCGCGGATGAAGATCCTCTTCGATATCTATCACACGCAGATCATGCAGGGCGACGTGATCACGCGCATTCGTCAATTCAAGGATTACATTGGCCATTACCACACGGCCGGGGTGCCCGGCCGCAACGATCTGGACGTGATGCAAGAGATCAATTATCCGGCCGTGATGCAGGCGATCGTCGACACCGGCTACCAAGGTTACGTCGGCCAGGAGTACATCCCGCTGGGCACGGACAAAATCGGCGCGTTGCGCCGGGGCGTCCGCCTGTGCGACGTGTGA
- a CDS encoding methylated-DNA--[protein]-cysteine S-methyltransferase, which yields MKTDDRFRYSIDCPSPVGVWTILSDGAAVVGVYLAGQRHLPIIPRDLPTNAVCKKAARQITEYFAGKRSEFDLPLAPAGTEFEERVWNALREIPYGTTWSYGQLARHIGAPKAARAVGAANGQNPIAVIIPCHRVIGSNGKHVGYAGGLNVKAWLLEHEAPFARPTKRRGERLLPL from the coding sequence ATGAAAACCGATGACCGTTTTCGCTATTCGATCGATTGCCCGAGCCCAGTCGGCGTTTGGACCATCCTTTCCGACGGGGCTGCGGTGGTGGGCGTGTATCTGGCCGGGCAGCGGCATCTGCCGATCATTCCACGGGATTTGCCGACGAATGCCGTGTGCAAAAAAGCGGCAAGACAGATCACGGAATACTTTGCCGGCAAGCGTTCTGAGTTCGATCTGCCGCTTGCGCCTGCTGGGACCGAGTTCGAAGAGCGCGTCTGGAATGCGCTTCGAGAGATTCCCTACGGCACGACCTGGAGCTACGGTCAACTGGCGCGACATATCGGCGCGCCCAAGGCGGCTCGCGCGGTCGGCGCGGCCAATGGACAGAATCCGATCGCCGTGATCATCCCCTGCCATCGCGTCATCGGGTCAAACGGCAAGCACGTGGGCTATGCCGGCGGCCTGAACGTGAAGGCGTGGCTGCTCGAGCACGAGGCGCCGTTCGCCCGCCCCACGAAGCGCCGTGGCGAGCGCCTGCTGCCTCTGTAG
- a CDS encoding PVC-type heme-binding CxxCH protein translates to MTLASFRLQNLRFKIVPAFALAALGISIAAAARAEGLPPTEALKHFQVPKGFRLQLFASEPEIRQPVSMTFDARGRMWVIQYLQYPTPAGLTAVKVDQYLRTKYDRVPDPPPRGPRGADRITILEDTDGDGHADAAKDFVDGLNLATGLAIGHGGVFVVQAPYLLFYPDQNGDDVPDADPEVLLTGFGLEDAHALANSLQWGPDGWLYGAQGSTVTANIRGVTFQQGIWRYHPRTKKFELFAEGGGNTWGADFDRHGNMIAGTNWGERAMLHQVQGAYYVKGFAKHGELQNPHAYGYFEHVPYTGFKGGHVTCGGIVYQGGSFPEEIWNQYIAANVLSNAIYWHKITRQGSSFANTFGGELVTTDDHSFRPVDCTVGPDGSLFIADWYDKRANHVDPKDDWDRSNGRIYKLVADGTQPVTGLNLVKQSSNDLLKLLTNRNEWYSREARLILAERQDKSILPGLRASAQQSTDQRLAIESLWTLYQCGGFDEALGLELLAHPSEDVRTWTIRLMGDEQQVSPIVAARFLSLARQESSPTVRSQLACTAKRLPAAQGLPLAAALLTRDEDTTDAHIPLLLWWAVEDKAVSDREQVLELFATRDAWSHPLVKEFVLPRLARRYAAGATAEDFAACARLLDAAPGEAEFDILIAGMEKGLQGRKLATVPSELAGVVDRLRVENESRPERIRFAIRLGSHEAFARALVLLSDKKVSQADRLALIDIVGQVDDPASVEPLLKLLNDAEPASIQTAALTALERFADPRIGDAALKLLPQADAAVRTRALTLLCARAATGLALLEAVDRGDLKPDQVPAAQLRQIALFKQPRVEELLSKHWGKVAQETPAEKRARIHGISVSMNLTTGDAVRGKPLFAKHCGICHTLFGEGNKVGPDLTGAERKNREFLLTSIVDPNAVIRKEFFNYNLATKDGRVLTGLIAESTPTTVTILDAKNQRTTVAQDDVETLEPAPQSLMPEKILDELDADQVRDLMRYLQSDAPAPADAGAGR, encoded by the coding sequence ATGACTCTCGCCTCGTTCCGCCTGCAGAACCTTCGTTTCAAAATCGTGCCGGCTTTTGCGCTAGCTGCCCTTGGCATCAGCATCGCGGCGGCCGCCCGGGCCGAAGGGCTGCCTCCAACCGAGGCGCTCAAACACTTCCAGGTGCCGAAAGGCTTTCGCTTGCAATTGTTTGCCAGCGAGCCGGAAATTCGTCAGCCCGTTTCCATGACGTTCGACGCCCGCGGGCGAATGTGGGTTATCCAATATCTGCAATACCCGACTCCCGCCGGCCTGACGGCCGTCAAAGTCGATCAGTATTTGCGCACCAAATACGACCGCGTCCCCGACCCGCCGCCGCGGGGGCCGCGCGGCGCCGACCGGATCACGATTCTCGAGGACACCGACGGCGACGGCCACGCCGATGCGGCCAAGGATTTTGTCGATGGTTTGAACCTGGCGACCGGGCTGGCCATCGGCCATGGCGGCGTGTTCGTCGTGCAAGCGCCGTATCTGCTTTTCTATCCCGACCAGAACGGCGATGACGTGCCCGACGCGGATCCGGAAGTGCTGCTCACAGGCTTCGGCCTCGAAGACGCGCATGCACTAGCGAACAGTTTGCAATGGGGGCCGGACGGCTGGCTGTACGGCGCGCAAGGAAGCACGGTCACCGCCAACATTCGGGGCGTGACTTTTCAGCAGGGCATCTGGCGCTACCATCCACGAACCAAGAAGTTCGAATTATTCGCCGAAGGAGGGGGCAACACCTGGGGCGCTGATTTCGATCGCCACGGCAACATGATCGCCGGCACCAACTGGGGCGAGCGTGCCATGCTGCACCAGGTGCAAGGAGCCTACTACGTGAAGGGTTTTGCCAAGCACGGAGAATTACAAAACCCGCACGCGTACGGCTACTTCGAGCACGTGCCCTACACCGGTTTCAAGGGAGGCCACGTCACCTGCGGCGGCATCGTTTACCAGGGGGGCTCGTTTCCCGAAGAAATCTGGAATCAGTACATCGCCGCCAACGTGCTGTCGAACGCCATCTATTGGCACAAGATCACCCGGCAGGGATCGAGCTTTGCGAATACTTTTGGCGGCGAGCTGGTGACGACCGACGATCATTCGTTCCGCCCGGTCGACTGCACGGTCGGTCCCGACGGCAGCCTGTTCATCGCCGACTGGTACGACAAGCGCGCCAACCACGTGGATCCGAAGGACGATTGGGACCGCTCGAACGGACGCATCTACAAGTTGGTGGCCGATGGCACGCAACCGGTAACGGGCTTGAATCTGGTGAAGCAATCAAGCAACGACTTGCTGAAACTGCTCACGAACCGCAACGAGTGGTACTCGCGCGAGGCGCGGCTGATCCTGGCCGAGCGACAAGACAAAAGCATTCTGCCCGGCTTGCGCGCGAGCGCACAGCAATCGACCGACCAGCGGCTGGCCATCGAGTCGTTGTGGACTCTCTATCAGTGCGGCGGATTTGATGAAGCGCTCGGGCTGGAATTGCTCGCGCATCCTTCCGAGGACGTGCGGACGTGGACCATCCGGTTGATGGGGGACGAACAGCAGGTTTCACCGATCGTGGCCGCCCGATTCCTGTCACTGGCACGCCAGGAGTCGAGCCCGACCGTTCGTAGCCAACTTGCCTGCACCGCCAAGCGCCTGCCCGCGGCGCAGGGATTGCCGCTCGCCGCGGCGCTACTCACGCGCGACGAAGACACAACCGATGCCCACATTCCGCTGCTTCTGTGGTGGGCTGTCGAAGACAAAGCCGTCTCAGACCGTGAACAAGTGCTGGAACTTTTCGCCACGCGAGACGCGTGGAGCCATCCGCTCGTTAAAGAATTCGTCCTGCCACGGCTGGCGCGTCGCTATGCCGCCGGGGCGACGGCCGAGGACTTCGCCGCTTGCGCACGATTGCTCGATGCCGCGCCGGGCGAAGCGGAATTCGACATCCTGATTGCGGGCATGGAGAAAGGATTGCAAGGGCGCAAGCTCGCCACGGTGCCGTCGGAATTAGCAGGGGTCGTCGACCGGCTGCGCGTCGAAAACGAATCACGGCCTGAGCGGATTCGCTTCGCGATTCGCTTAGGCAGCCACGAGGCCTTTGCCAGGGCGCTCGTGCTCTTGTCCGACAAGAAAGTATCGCAGGCCGATCGACTGGCGCTTATCGATATCGTTGGACAAGTCGACGATCCGGCGTCGGTCGAACCACTGTTGAAACTGCTGAACGACGCTGAGCCAGCATCGATTCAAACCGCGGCGCTGACGGCGCTCGAAAGGTTCGCCGATCCGCGCATCGGCGACGCAGCGCTGAAACTGTTGCCGCAGGCCGATGCGGCGGTGCGCACGCGGGCGCTGACGCTCTTGTGCGCGCGGGCCGCGACCGGACTAGCGCTGCTCGAGGCGGTGGACCGCGGCGACCTCAAGCCTGACCAGGTGCCGGCGGCACAGCTGCGCCAGATCGCGCTCTTCAAGCAGCCCCGCGTGGAAGAATTGCTGTCGAAACATTGGGGGAAAGTGGCCCAGGAGACACCGGCCGAAAAGCGAGCCAGGATTCACGGCATCAGCGTGTCGATGAACCTGACGACCGGCGACGCCGTGCGCGGCAAGCCGCTGTTTGCCAAACATTGCGGCATTTGCCACACGCTGTTCGGCGAGGGGAACAAGGTCGGCCCCGATCTTACCGGTGCCGAGCGAAAAAATCGGGAGTTCTTGCTCACCAGCATCGTCGACCCGAACGCCGTGATCCGCAAGGAGTTCTTCAACTACAACCTGGCCACCAAAGACGGCCGCGTGCTGACGGGCTTGATCGCGGAAAGCACGCCCACGACGGTCACCATTCTCGACGCCAAGAATCAGCGAACGACCGTCGCCCAAGATGACGTCGAAACTTTGGAACCCGCCCCGCAATCATTGATGCCGGAAAAGATTCTCGACGAGCTCGACGCCGATCAGGTGCGCGATCTGATGCGCTATCTGCAAAGCGACGCGCCGGCGCCGGCCGATGCCGGCGCGGGGCGATAG